From Mytilus edulis chromosome 9, xbMytEdul2.2, whole genome shotgun sequence, the proteins below share one genomic window:
- the LOC139488186 gene encoding uncharacterized protein, producing MSDKANVASLDNNAIYHEVSPNIILLLRFFNFLTFIMAVISFILCIVQGDGNETYYLLACNTVISCLVGIVVNWWYRSGDLGPEKFWYIFIVGAVIMFQCITTDIFVFHVLNEDSKNINPPSSVNRTTIFPAISVRPASTVKTFIDFVDIH from the exons ATGTCGGATAAAGCTAATGTAGCTTCGTTAGATAACAACGCTATATATCATGAAGTTTCGCCAAATATT ATTTTGCTTCTCCGGTTCTTCAATTTCCTGACGTTTATAATGGCCGTG ATCTCATTTATCCTGTGTATTGTGCAGGGAGATGGGAACGAGACATATTATTTATTAGCTTGTAATACTGTTA TCAGCTGTCTTGTTGGAATTGTTGTG AACTGGTGGTACAGAAGTGGAGATCTA GGTCCAGAAAAGTTCTGGTACATCTTTATAGTAGGAGCAGTAATCATGTTCCAGTGTATTACAACAGATATTTTTGTGTTTCATGTTCTGAACGAGGATAGCAAGAATATAAATCCTCCTTCCAGTGTAAACAGAACAACAATTTTCCCAGCAATTTCTGTTAGACC
- the LOC139488188 gene encoding uncharacterized protein has translation MTDKSPILPKSPDTAGNPQENALYYGNNLSPNSRRLQILFVSLVVIMVGINIGLSMDQGIKHGANYFMLGISLIGFVVIEIILILFIRKGELPPEKTWFLYFVGGCVILESIFTDVLLYQ, from the exons ATGACGGATAAATCTCCTATTTTGCCAAAATCTCCTGATACTGCCGGGAACCCTCAGGAAAATGCGCTGTATTATGGCAATAATCTGTCGCCCAATTCG cgACGGCTACAAatattatttgtctcattggtagtCATAATGGTTGGG aTAAATATAGGACTAAGTATGGACCAGGGAATCAAACATGGTGCTAACTATTTCATGTTGGGTATAAGTCTTATTGGATTTGTTGTGATTGAAATAATTCTG ATATTGTTTATTCGAAAAGGAGAGTTGCCCCCGGAGAAAACCTGGTTTCTATACTTTGTAGGAGGATGTGTTATTCTGGAATCCATTTTTACTGATGTTTTGTTATATCAGTAA
- the LOC139488155 gene encoding isovaleryl-CoA dehydrogenase, mitochondrial-like isoform X2, with protein MTLKLLHRGLLKRVLNTPKHKLNIKSTKCCSYYPVNDSLFGLTEEQKQLRQSVFQFCQKELAPKAQEIDHNNEFKDLRDFWKKCGEMGLLGITAPAQYGGSEMSYLDHCLVMEEMSRASAAIALSYGAFSNLCINQLVRNGTEAQKDKYLPKLIKGEYVGALAMSEANSGSDVVSMKLKAEKKGDHYVLNGNKFWITNGPDADVLVVYAKTDITSDKPQHGITAFLIEKGMPGFSAGPKLDKLGMRGSNTSELIFEDCIVPEENIIGGIGKGVYILMSGLDIERGLGSSGCVGIMQACCDVAFNYAHVREQFGTKIGEFQMIQAKMADMYTTLNASRSYVYNVARALDRGERQPNDCAAVILYTAEAATKTALDAIQILGGNGYINDYPTGRFLRDAKLYEIGAGTSEVRRLIIGRAINAHYK; from the exons ATGACCCTCAAACTTTTACACAGGGGACTCTTAAAAAGAGTACTAAACACACCAAAACATAAGTTAAACATAAAAAGTACAAAGTGTTGCTCGTATTATCCTGTAAACGATTCATTGTTTGGCTTGACAGAAGAACAAAAACAG TTGAGACAGTCAGTTTTTCAGTTTTGTCAAAAAGAGCTAGCACCAAAAGCACAAGAAATTGATCATAACAATGAATTTAAAGATTTAAGA gaTTTCTGGAAAAAATGTGGAGAGATGGGATTACTTGGCATAACAGCACCTG CTCAATATGGTGGATCAGAAATGTCTTATTTAGACCACTGTCTTGTGATGGAAGAAATGTCCAGGGCTTCAGCAGCCATAGCTCTCAGTTATGGTGCTTTCTCAAATTTATGTATCAATCAGCTGGTCAGAAATGGAACAGAGGCACAGAAGGACAAATATTTACCTAAG TTAATTAAAGGAGAATATGTAGGGGCATTAGCTATGAGTGAAGCTAACTCAGGATCAGATGTTGTATCAATGAAATTGAAAGCTGAAAAAAAAG GTGATCACTACGTATTGAATGGTAATAAGTTCTGGATAACAAATGGTCCTGATGCTGATGTGCTGGTAGTGTATGCTAAAACAGATATCACTTCTGATAAACCACAACATGGTATTacagctttcctaatagaaaag GGGATGCCTGGATTTTCTGCTGGACCAAAGTTAGATAAACTTGGTATGAGAGGTTCTAACACATCTGAATTAATATTTGAGGATTGTATAGTTCCAG AAGAAAATATAATTGGTGGTATAGGTAAAGGTGTCTATATTCTAATGTCGGGATTAGATATAGAGAGAGGTCTAGGAAGTAGTGGATGTGTAGG aATAATGCAAGCCTGTTGTGATGTTGCTTTTAATTATGCTCATGTACGAGAGCAGTTTGGTACAAAGATTGGAGAATTTCAG aTGATTCAagccaagatggccgacatgtaTACAACACTGAATGCATCACGCTCATATGTCTATAATGTAGCCAGGGCATTAGATAGAGGAGAAAGACAAccaaat GACTGTGCAGCAGTAATATTGTATACAGCAGAAGCAGCCACCAAAACAGCACTGGATGCTATACAGATTTTAG gaGGGAATGGTTATATCAATGATTATCCAACAGGAAGATTTTTAAGAGATGCCAAATTATATGAAATAGGAGCTGGTACGAGTGAAGTTAGAAGACTGATTATAGGACGTGCTATTAATGCTCACTATAAATAA
- the LOC139488155 gene encoding isovaleryl-CoA dehydrogenase, mitochondrial-like isoform X1: MTLKLLHRGLLKRVLNTPKHKLNIKSTKCCSYYPVNDSLFGLTEEQKQLRQSVFQFCQKELAPKAQEIDHNNEFKDLRDFWKKCGEMGLLGITAPAQYGGSEMSYLDHCLVMEEMSRASAAIALSYGAFSNLCINQLVRNGTEAQKDKYLPKLIKGEYVGALAMSEANSGSDVVSMKLKAEKKGDHYVLNGNKFWITNGPDADVLVVYAKTDITSDKPQHGITAFLIEKGMPGFSAGPKLDKLGMRGSNTSELIFEDCIVPVENMMGALNRGVYVLFSGLDIERLVLAAGPLGIMQACCDVAFNYAHVREQFGTKIGEFQMIQAKMADMYTTLNASRSYVYNVARALDRGERQPNDCAAVILYTAEAATKTALDAIQILGGNGYINDYPTGRFLRDAKLYEIGAGTSEVRRLIIGRAINAHYK; the protein is encoded by the exons ATGACCCTCAAACTTTTACACAGGGGACTCTTAAAAAGAGTACTAAACACACCAAAACATAAGTTAAACATAAAAAGTACAAAGTGTTGCTCGTATTATCCTGTAAACGATTCATTGTTTGGCTTGACAGAAGAACAAAAACAG TTGAGACAGTCAGTTTTTCAGTTTTGTCAAAAAGAGCTAGCACCAAAAGCACAAGAAATTGATCATAACAATGAATTTAAAGATTTAAGA gaTTTCTGGAAAAAATGTGGAGAGATGGGATTACTTGGCATAACAGCACCTG CTCAATATGGTGGATCAGAAATGTCTTATTTAGACCACTGTCTTGTGATGGAAGAAATGTCCAGGGCTTCAGCAGCCATAGCTCTCAGTTATGGTGCTTTCTCAAATTTATGTATCAATCAGCTGGTCAGAAATGGAACAGAGGCACAGAAGGACAAATATTTACCTAAG TTAATTAAAGGAGAATATGTAGGGGCATTAGCTATGAGTGAAGCTAACTCAGGATCAGATGTTGTATCAATGAAATTGAAAGCTGAAAAAAAAG GTGATCACTACGTATTGAATGGTAATAAGTTCTGGATAACAAATGGTCCTGATGCTGATGTGCTGGTAGTGTATGCTAAAACAGATATCACTTCTGATAAACCACAACATGGTATTacagctttcctaatagaaaag GGGATGCCTGGATTTTCTGCTGGACCAAAGTTAGATAAACTTGGTATGAGAGGTTCTAACACATCTGAATTAATATTTGAGGATTGTATAGTTCCAG TTGAGAATATGATGGGAGCATTAAACAGGGGAGTGTATGTCCTATTTAGTGGTCTAGATATTGAGAGATTAGTATTGGCTGCAGGTCCACTTGG aATAATGCAAGCCTGTTGTGATGTTGCTTTTAATTATGCTCATGTACGAGAGCAGTTTGGTACAAAGATTGGAGAATTTCAG aTGATTCAagccaagatggccgacatgtaTACAACACTGAATGCATCACGCTCATATGTCTATAATGTAGCCAGGGCATTAGATAGAGGAGAAAGACAAccaaat GACTGTGCAGCAGTAATATTGTATACAGCAGAAGCAGCCACCAAAACAGCACTGGATGCTATACAGATTTTAG gaGGGAATGGTTATATCAATGATTATCCAACAGGAAGATTTTTAAGAGATGCCAAATTATATGAAATAGGAGCTGGTACGAGTGAAGTTAGAAGACTGATTATAGGACGTGCTATTAATGCTCACTATAAATAA
- the LOC139488185 gene encoding histone-arginine methyltransferase METTL23-like produces the protein MSSSKRQKIEKFFKFSSDSENCTVCIPEVLDGNYGMYVWPCSPVLAQYIWYHRASLKGKTILEIGAGTSLPGIVAAKCEATVILSDSSEYPQCLANCAASCEANNLSNIPVVGIKWGQFTPELLNLQPVDIILGSDCFFDTKDFEDIIVTVAFIMKKRPSTEFWCTYQERSSSRSIEYLLMKWGLESTEIDLETFEGDSPTLAGSTLPGNHTIHMFIMKKKKSTDS, from the exons ATGTCTTCTTCCAAGAGGcagaaaattgaaaaattcttCAAATTCAGTAGTGATTCAGAAAATTGTACAGTTTGTATTCCTGAG GTTCTTGATGGTAACTATGGGATGTATGTGTGGCCATGTTCACCAGTATTAGCACAGTATATATGGTACCACAGAGCATCACTCAAAGGCAAAACTATACTTGAG ATTGGTGCTGGAACTTCTCTTCCTGGGATAGTAGCAGCCAAATGTGAAGCCACAGTCATTCTCAGTGATAGTTCTGAATATCCACAATGCCTTGCGAATTGTGCTGCATCATGTGAAGCAAATAATCTGTCCAATATACCAGTGGTTGGTATAAAATGGGGACAATTCACACCAGAATTACTCAATCTTCAACCTGTTGACATTATCTTAGGATCTGACTGTTTCTTTGATACTAAAG ACTTTGAAGACATCATAGTTACGGTAGCATTTATAATGAAGAAAAGACCAAGTACAGAGTTTTGGTGTACTTATCAAGAAAGAAG TTCTTCTAGAAGTATTGAGTACCTACTGATGAAATGGGGATTAGAGAGCACAGAGATAGATTTAGAAACATTTGAAGGAGACTCACCAACCCTGGCAGGATCAACATTACCTGGGAATCATACCATTCACATGTTcattatgaaaaagaaaaaatcaacTGACAGCTAG